A stretch of the Sphingobacterium thalpophilum genome encodes the following:
- a CDS encoding TonB-dependent receptor, with product MIKTSLVGLFLSAVSAQMLFASDAHGQLLHKKISVSFSESALPAAFERLELQGVHIAFDASKYNLARKKVDAKVFRGSSVGEIMHYLLRQTNLVAHDNGAYITLVEKPVQQTGRISGKIIDDRGRPLANASIKLAGTNKTTQSGIDGTYLLLADPGTYVLEVSYLSYQTQRIADLTVYSGQRIALNIAMKAQVNALESAVVTVSFKKASVAGLYAAQKNAASVTDGISAEQIARTPDNDIGQVLKRVTGLTTVNNRNVIVRGMSDRYNQAMLDGVVIPSTSQNRRDFSFDIIPTEIVSSVVVNKTATPDVSAEFSGGQVSVNTLDIPERNFTTLQVGAGGNSRTLGKNFYRLGKRHTGEYFGFFDKSAKMPEGIQTWQWNNRALQLDAPPGYLLTDPELNGTPLNPTESGDRVKYNDLDAIAQSRRFNSEAMKLYKYKAYPNQNVRFSLGRLYELNNGNHFGFVASANFRNEQNIVEFNNVRGSAIIGSHYIDSTGVGDNGAGTSYRFNSSAGFIGNMGLLGKGFKISLRNMYSRTYADNYNESIRKVYNDSNPTANKLRYQLPEAMSLQQHQLTGEYILPWQIKAEGMFSVNKIKQQILDERKLSYRITATIDGKPYFQTPNLLTTAAMSNNGAITDWRMWTRIDETDYNWSAAFSKKFDQHPNLATLLKLGYQAWSKKRSLDLYKFLPMTRSTMVGDVSKPAPPIESSYENLFSAENIGNGDGQAYYYAEGIGGRYYNGDMSSHALFLMADQKLFQKLRLVYGVRAEYFNLASRQEELYRRKYGKDDISGVQEYNLRVEENNWRFLPSVNATYSLTSTFNVRGSYSRTVIRPDFREVGMFAMYDFELDGYISGEQVESSIVDNIDLRLEWYPSPGEIISLTGFYKYIDKPIELVQNESFQGRNYVFNNMESAKNKGVEFEVRKNLSFISDKDWLTDLFVSANATFLRSKVNALSLWNYKVVDGKELPERMKNRAPNQDRPLIGQSPWLLNLGIGYWGDSFGATASYNHRGYRTNITSVDPNRIEYELAPKQLDFQLYARFLKSKLEVKLNMANLLDDWTRYYQNVEGYSVGNEDGLYVIKKLKGDNRYNKADGDIITYRKKDGRRFNLSFTYSF from the coding sequence ATGATAAAGACATCGTTGGTCGGGTTATTTCTGTCGGCTGTATCTGCGCAGATGCTTTTCGCCTCGGATGCTCACGGCCAGTTGCTTCACAAAAAGATTTCTGTTTCCTTCAGTGAATCCGCTCTTCCTGCAGCTTTTGAACGCCTGGAATTGCAAGGTGTGCATATAGCTTTTGATGCCAGTAAATATAATCTGGCACGGAAAAAGGTGGACGCCAAAGTTTTCAGAGGAAGTAGTGTCGGCGAAATCATGCATTACCTGCTTCGGCAAACAAACTTGGTAGCGCATGACAACGGAGCATATATAACATTGGTCGAGAAGCCAGTACAGCAGACCGGCCGTATATCAGGCAAAATCATAGATGATCGGGGGCGGCCTTTGGCAAATGCAAGCATTAAACTGGCAGGAACCAACAAGACGACACAAAGTGGGATTGACGGAACTTATCTATTGCTTGCCGACCCCGGTACTTATGTGCTTGAGGTCAGTTATTTATCTTATCAGACTCAGCGTATAGCGGACCTTACCGTTTATTCAGGGCAGCGTATAGCCTTAAATATCGCTATGAAAGCACAGGTAAATGCGTTGGAATCCGCAGTTGTCACCGTCTCATTCAAGAAAGCTTCTGTGGCTGGACTGTATGCTGCGCAAAAGAATGCAGCCTCGGTGACGGATGGTATTTCTGCGGAGCAGATCGCCCGTACGCCGGACAATGATATCGGACAGGTGCTGAAGCGTGTGACAGGGCTAACAACGGTCAACAATAGAAATGTGATCGTTAGAGGAATGTCGGACCGCTATAACCAGGCCATGCTGGATGGGGTGGTGATTCCGAGTACGTCCCAGAATAGACGTGATTTTTCGTTTGATATTATTCCGACCGAGATAGTCAGTTCGGTCGTTGTAAATAAAACAGCTACCCCCGATGTCTCCGCCGAATTTTCGGGTGGACAGGTTTCCGTAAATACGCTCGATATTCCCGAACGGAATTTTACCACCCTTCAAGTCGGAGCAGGAGGTAACAGCAGGACATTGGGGAAAAACTTCTACCGGCTTGGAAAACGTCATACAGGTGAGTATTTCGGTTTTTTTGACAAATCGGCAAAGATGCCGGAGGGAATACAGACCTGGCAATGGAATAATAGAGCACTACAGCTGGATGCCCCTCCGGGCTATCTATTAACAGATCCTGAATTGAACGGCACACCATTGAATCCGACTGAATCCGGAGACAGGGTGAAGTATAATGATCTGGATGCTATTGCTCAATCCCGACGTTTTAACAGCGAAGCAATGAAGCTCTATAAATACAAGGCGTATCCCAACCAGAACGTACGTTTTTCCTTAGGGCGTTTATACGAATTGAACAATGGAAATCATTTTGGTTTTGTGGCCTCTGCAAATTTCCGAAATGAACAGAATATCGTTGAGTTCAATAACGTTAGAGGTTCTGCAATCATAGGCAGCCATTATATTGATAGCACTGGTGTGGGAGATAATGGAGCCGGCACCTCTTACCGTTTTAATAGCAGTGCGGGTTTCATCGGTAATATGGGGCTGCTGGGAAAAGGATTTAAGATCTCTTTGCGGAACATGTATTCGCGGACATATGCCGATAACTACAATGAGAGTATTCGAAAAGTATATAACGATTCAAATCCGACAGCTAATAAATTACGGTATCAATTGCCTGAGGCCATGTCCCTGCAACAGCACCAGCTGACGGGCGAATATATATTGCCCTGGCAGATAAAGGCAGAAGGTATGTTCTCTGTCAACAAAATTAAGCAGCAGATCTTAGATGAACGGAAGCTTTCCTATCGTATCACGGCGACCATAGACGGGAAGCCTTATTTTCAGACACCTAATTTGCTGACCACTGCTGCAATGTCAAATAACGGGGCCATAACAGACTGGCGAATGTGGACGAGAATCGATGAAACGGATTACAATTGGAGTGCGGCATTTTCCAAAAAGTTTGATCAGCACCCGAATCTAGCAACTCTGCTGAAGTTGGGATATCAGGCTTGGTCGAAAAAAAGATCGTTGGATTTGTATAAGTTTCTGCCCATGACACGGTCGACTATGGTCGGAGATGTATCTAAGCCTGCTCCTCCTATCGAATCAAGTTATGAAAACCTGTTTTCTGCCGAAAATATAGGAAATGGAGATGGACAGGCCTACTATTATGCGGAGGGGATCGGGGGCAGGTATTATAATGGCGACATGAGTTCCCATGCCCTGTTTCTTATGGCTGATCAAAAATTATTTCAAAAATTGCGCTTAGTCTATGGTGTGAGGGCTGAGTATTTCAATCTGGCTAGCCGGCAGGAAGAGTTGTACCGAAGGAAATATGGAAAAGACGACATAAGTGGTGTACAAGAGTATAATCTTCGTGTAGAGGAAAATAATTGGCGATTTTTGCCTTCAGTAAACGCTACCTATAGTCTGACCAGTACTTTTAACGTCCGCGGAAGCTATTCACGTACAGTGATACGACCTGATTTTAGAGAAGTGGGCATGTTTGCAATGTATGATTTCGAGTTAGACGGATATATTTCGGGAGAACAGGTTGAGAGCTCGATCGTGGACAATATTGACCTGCGCCTGGAATGGTATCCTTCTCCCGGAGAGATTATTTCATTAACGGGATTTTATAAATATATCGACAAACCGATAGAATTGGTGCAGAATGAGTCGTTCCAGGGCAGGAATTATGTGTTTAACAATATGGAATCGGCTAAAAATAAAGGTGTTGAGTTTGAGGTCAGGAAAAACTTAAGTTTTATAAGTGATAAAGATTGGTTAACGGACCTTTTTGTCTCCGCCAATGCAACTTTTTTAAGGTCAAAAGTCAACGCACTGAGTTTATGGAATTACAAAGTTGTGGATGGTAAAGAGCTGCCCGAACGCATGAAAAACCGTGCACCTAACCAAGACCGTCCACTGATAGGGCAGTCGCCTTGGTTATTGAATCTAGGTATTGGGTATTGGGGAGATTCTTTTGGAGCCACGGCCAGTTACAACCACAGGGGGTATAGGACGAATATTACTTCAGTGGATCCTAATCGGATAGAATATGAACTGGCACCGAAGCAACTGGATTTTCAGCTATATGCGCGCTTTCTCAAAAGTAAGCTGGAAGTTAAGCTCAATATGGCCAACCTGCTTGACGACTGGACACGGTACTATCAGAATGTCGAGGGATATAGCGTCGGTAACGAAGACGGCCTGTATGTAATCAAAAAATTAAAAGGGGACAACAGGTACAATAAAGCGGATGGAGATATTATTACCTACCGTAAAAAAGATGGAAGAAGGTTTAATCTATCATTCACTTACAGCTTTTAA
- a CDS encoding OmpA family protein, translated as MKISLKKSGLLVAAGIISTASFAQSTKVASIEGTTPLGPATQYRTWSIGVGAGVTSLQNIAKLNNGGYDKLDWNLGYSAYIKKQISPSFGLKATYFGGKTSGYTADDKQTGFETKTPWSVALSGEFLAANTNWRFFNSFIKPYASIGVGVMNAETAGITEGNRGEYGDSYSKIFVPADFGFKFAVAKGINFELGYQLNWVNQRFDNIANPAVGPKMDKNDLFTYAHAGLEFALGSGSKPALNNSNPVATLVNDYTLKYDDLKAQNDVLNAKNQALQSQLDGLNNELKDDDGDGVANKYDKCPGTPSGVQVDGSGCPIVVKNETKVVEKVVVTEADKKVVADAIKNLEFDLGKATIRPTSYATLNKVAELLIEKNFSLKLAGHTDNTGSRELNMRLSKERAESVKAYLVSQGANASRIEATGYGPDQPIASNKNAAGRQQNRRVEFTLY; from the coding sequence ATGAAAATTAGCCTTAAAAAATCAGGATTACTTGTCGCAGCCGGAATCATCTCGACTGCGTCCTTTGCACAAAGCACAAAAGTGGCATCCATCGAGGGAACGACTCCACTGGGACCGGCAACGCAGTACAGAACCTGGTCTATCGGTGTGGGCGCCGGTGTAACAAGCTTGCAGAATATTGCCAAGTTAAATAATGGGGGATATGATAAACTGGACTGGAACTTAGGCTACAGTGCTTATATTAAGAAACAAATCTCCCCATCATTCGGTTTGAAAGCAACTTATTTTGGAGGAAAAACATCTGGCTATACTGCTGATGACAAACAAACAGGCTTCGAAACCAAAACACCTTGGTCTGTGGCTCTTTCTGGAGAATTTTTGGCGGCCAATACCAACTGGAGATTCTTCAATAGCTTTATCAAGCCTTATGCATCTATCGGTGTGGGTGTGATGAATGCCGAAACCGCTGGAATTACTGAAGGAAACCGAGGTGAGTATGGCGATTCGTATTCAAAAATCTTTGTACCAGCTGATTTCGGTTTTAAATTTGCCGTTGCCAAAGGTATCAACTTCGAATTGGGTTATCAGCTGAACTGGGTGAATCAACGCTTCGACAATATCGCTAATCCAGCTGTCGGACCGAAAATGGACAAAAATGACTTATTCACTTATGCACACGCAGGTTTAGAGTTTGCCTTGGGTAGCGGAAGCAAGCCAGCATTGAATAACTCAAACCCAGTGGCAACACTTGTCAACGATTACACGCTGAAATATGACGATCTAAAAGCGCAGAACGATGTTTTGAACGCAAAAAACCAAGCATTACAAAGTCAGCTGGATGGTCTTAACAATGAGCTGAAAGACGATGACGGCGATGGTGTTGCCAATAAATATGACAAATGTCCGGGTACACCTTCAGGCGTACAGGTTGACGGTTCTGGTTGTCCGATCGTCGTGAAAAACGAAACCAAAGTGGTTGAAAAAGTTGTGGTCACTGAAGCCGACAAGAAAGTTGTTGCTGATGCGATCAAAAACTTAGAGTTCGATTTAGGTAAAGCAACGATCCGCCCTACTTCTTACGCAACATTGAATAAAGTTGCTGAATTGCTGATTGAGAAAAACTTTAGCTTAAAATTAGCAGGTCACACAGACAATACTGGTTCACGTGAACTGAACATGCGTTTATCGAAAGAGCGTGCCGAATCTGTGAAAGCATATTTAGTATCACAAGGTGCCAACGCTTCACGCATCGAAGCTACTGGATACGGTCCTGATCAGCCAATTGCATCTAACAAGAATGCTGCCGGCCGTCAACAAAACCGTCGCGTAGAGTTTACACTTTATTAA
- a CDS encoding universal stress protein, with protein MSKLLIPVDFSENARVAADYAAQIVQHTDDEITLFHSFTSHVNKFANAKHLVDPTEEEAHAKMQSLVAELLQKYPSIKISTLFANGILSESLEKQEIKDSYQTVIMGTKGATGLESVLIGSNTYDVIKESRIPVLAVPKNAIKLKKDNIALLTNFKPGELEVLKQAIPLYGKNFHLQLIHINKNELDINILDDKLKKWIEQIVVETGIEDISYIVKSPSYFAGSRENIANGIHTIIRDEDIDVILITKSRKTFFQNIFTENIVKHMAFEIEVPNFFGRVE; from the coding sequence ATGTCAAAATTATTAATACCTGTCGATTTTTCTGAGAACGCACGAGTCGCTGCCGACTATGCTGCTCAGATCGTTCAACACACGGATGATGAAATCACGCTCTTCCATTCGTTCACTTCACACGTCAATAAATTTGCAAATGCGAAGCATTTAGTAGACCCCACCGAGGAAGAGGCACATGCCAAAATGCAAAGTCTCGTAGCTGAACTGCTACAAAAATATCCGTCGATTAAAATTTCTACCCTGTTTGCAAACGGAATTTTATCTGAATCTCTGGAAAAACAGGAGATCAAGGACAGCTACCAGACGGTGATTATGGGCACAAAAGGAGCCACGGGACTGGAATCTGTGCTGATCGGCAGCAATACCTACGACGTCATCAAAGAGTCCAGAATCCCGGTCCTGGCGGTACCAAAAAATGCTATAAAATTGAAAAAAGATAACATTGCATTACTGACAAATTTCAAACCCGGTGAACTGGAAGTGCTGAAACAAGCCATCCCGCTATATGGCAAAAACTTCCATTTGCAGCTCATCCATATCAACAAAAACGAACTGGATATCAATATATTAGACGACAAACTAAAAAAATGGATCGAACAGATTGTTGTCGAAACCGGAATCGAAGACATCTCGTACATTGTCAAATCGCCAAGCTATTTTGCCGGTTCACGAGAGAACATTGCCAACGGAATCCATACGATCATACGGGACGAAGATATAGACGTCATTCTGATTACAAAAAGCAGAAAAACTTTTTTTCAAAACATTTTTACAGAGAATATTGTTAAGCACATGGCATTTGAAATTGAGGTGCCAAATTTTTTTGGTCGTGTGGAATGA
- a CDS encoding universal stress protein: MKKNILLPVDFSAHSNNAVHYAVNLAIQKGYAIHLYHNYTSASAVFEEETGPNGKQTSTFKADVLINNLAGDIRSAHPQLTVITQCERGMITETLPELATPERFDFVIMGTKGITNDDSQLIGSTTYVISKKAKVPVLAIPTEATFGPIDKVGLLSNFKEEEVQTVQDFVNIIGKDFELKLLHVHYDHSSENRIEEKLEVWKYKIKKYIGVTNIAIEVDSIQGDVEDLDTVPEVINEMIHQEKIKILLVTRSRKSFFERVFTRSVAKALFSHPLVPIFFTKA; this comes from the coding sequence ATGAAAAAAAACATTCTACTACCGGTAGATTTTTCGGCTCATTCCAACAATGCAGTACACTATGCCGTCAACCTGGCAATACAAAAAGGGTATGCCATCCATCTTTACCACAATTATACCTCGGCATCCGCAGTCTTTGAGGAGGAAACCGGTCCCAATGGAAAGCAAACCTCAACATTTAAAGCCGACGTACTGATCAACAATCTTGCTGGCGATATTCGTTCTGCACACCCCCAGCTGACTGTTATTACGCAATGTGAACGAGGCATGATTACCGAAACACTGCCGGAGCTGGCCACGCCTGAACGCTTTGACTTTGTCATCATGGGCACCAAGGGTATTACCAATGATGACAGCCAGCTGATCGGAAGTACAACCTATGTGATCAGCAAAAAAGCAAAAGTACCGGTACTGGCCATTCCCACAGAAGCGACATTCGGACCAATCGATAAAGTCGGCCTGCTGTCCAACTTCAAGGAAGAGGAAGTACAAACTGTACAGGATTTTGTCAACATTATCGGAAAGGATTTTGAGCTCAAACTGTTGCACGTACACTATGATCATTCGTCTGAAAACCGGATTGAGGAAAAGTTGGAAGTCTGGAAATACAAGATCAAAAAATATATCGGTGTGACCAATATTGCTATTGAGGTCGACTCCATACAAGGCGATGTTGAAGATCTGGATACAGTTCCGGAGGTAATCAATGAAATGATCCATCAAGAAAAGATCAAAATATTGCTGGTAACGCGTTCACGGAAGTCATTTTTTGAACGCGTCTTCACCAGGTCGGTGGCAAAAGCGCTTTTTAGTCACCCCTTAGTTCCCATATTTTTCACCAAAGCATAA
- the alaS gene encoding alanine--tRNA ligase has product MTSREIRQAFLDFFKSKGHQIVPSAPVVVKNDPTLMFTNAGMNQFKDLFLGEAPIKFPRVADTQRCLRVSGKHNDLEEVGIDTYHHTLFEMLGNWSFGDYFKKEAIAWAWELLTEIYKLDKDRLYVTIFEGDSTEGLERDREAFDFWKQWIAEDRILLGNKKDNFWEMGETGPCGPCSEIHFDMRSESERAAVSGQSLVNADHPQVIEIWNLVFMQFNRLKDGSLQSLPAKHVDTGMGFERLVRCIQGKTSNYDTDVFTPTIDFISQKAGVKYGDDEKTDIAMRVVSDHIRAVSFAIADGQLPSNNKAGYVIRRILRRAVRYAYTFLGFKNPFIHELVPVLAAQFAGVFDELIQQQDFVQKVILEEEVSFLRTLSTGVQRFENYVEDHDVIDGDFAFELYDTYGFPIDLTELLAREKGLSVDMDGFNKALQIQKDRSRAATAIDTGDWVVVNEDEGFEFVGYDTLTATTEIVKYRKVVTKNKEQYQLVLSVSPFYAEGGGQVGDSGELVSEETGEKIYITDTKKENGLFVHFANKLPLELKGTFVAQVDKNKRLDTENNHSATHLLHAALKQVLGSHVNQKGSLVNADILRFDISHFAKMTDEEIKQVEDIVNAKIRENIPLKEERNVPYQQALDSGVTALFGEKYGDFVRVITFDDQFSKELCGGTHVKATGQIGFFKIIGESAVAAGVRRIEAITGTKSAAVIREHFELVQHLKELLNNPKDFVAALGKVLDENGALKKEIEKSITEKSLALKSDLEAKIQQVGEINFLATIVDLPNAEAVKTLAYAIKGGVNNLFLVIGAEFDGKPSLTVVISDELAKEKGLNAGHIVRDLAKDIQGGGGGQPFYATAGGKHAAGLKIAIERAKEFI; this is encoded by the coding sequence ATGACAAGTAGAGAAATTCGTCAAGCCTTTTTGGACTTTTTTAAAAGCAAAGGTCATCAGATAGTACCTTCAGCACCAGTAGTTGTAAAAAACGACCCCACATTGATGTTTACCAATGCAGGGATGAACCAATTTAAGGATCTGTTTCTTGGGGAAGCTCCAATTAAATTTCCCCGTGTTGCCGACACACAGCGTTGTCTGCGGGTCTCTGGCAAGCACAATGATTTAGAAGAAGTGGGCATCGATACCTACCATCATACCCTGTTTGAAATGTTGGGCAATTGGAGCTTTGGTGATTATTTTAAAAAGGAGGCTATTGCCTGGGCTTGGGAGCTACTTACAGAAATTTATAAGCTGGATAAAGACCGCTTGTACGTAACTATTTTTGAAGGCGATTCGACTGAGGGCTTGGAGCGCGATAGAGAAGCCTTTGATTTCTGGAAACAATGGATCGCCGAAGACCGTATTTTGCTTGGCAATAAGAAAGACAATTTCTGGGAAATGGGGGAGACTGGTCCTTGTGGTCCGTGCTCGGAAATCCACTTCGATATGCGGAGTGAATCTGAGCGCGCTGCTGTGTCCGGACAAAGTTTGGTCAATGCGGATCATCCTCAGGTGATAGAAATCTGGAACCTCGTTTTTATGCAGTTTAATCGTCTAAAAGATGGATCACTGCAAAGCTTGCCAGCAAAACATGTCGACACAGGAATGGGATTTGAGCGTTTGGTCAGATGCATTCAGGGCAAAACCTCCAATTACGATACAGACGTGTTTACACCGACTATTGATTTTATTTCCCAAAAGGCCGGAGTGAAATATGGTGATGATGAGAAGACGGATATCGCAATGCGCGTCGTATCGGACCATATCCGTGCGGTCAGCTTTGCTATCGCCGATGGACAATTACCTTCCAATAATAAAGCGGGCTATGTCATTCGACGTATTTTGCGTCGTGCTGTACGTTATGCCTATACATTTCTAGGATTTAAAAATCCTTTTATTCATGAACTTGTTCCGGTATTGGCAGCGCAGTTTGCAGGCGTATTCGATGAATTGATCCAGCAACAGGATTTTGTACAAAAAGTCATTCTTGAAGAAGAGGTGTCCTTTTTACGGACCTTGTCTACTGGCGTACAGCGCTTTGAAAATTACGTCGAAGATCACGATGTAATTGACGGCGACTTTGCCTTCGAACTTTATGATACGTATGGTTTTCCCATCGATCTCACCGAGTTACTGGCCCGTGAAAAGGGACTTTCGGTCGACATGGACGGTTTCAATAAGGCCCTTCAGATCCAGAAAGATCGCTCACGTGCTGCGACAGCTATTGATACCGGTGATTGGGTAGTTGTGAATGAGGATGAGGGCTTTGAATTCGTCGGATACGATACATTGACAGCCACCACCGAGATCGTAAAATATCGTAAGGTGGTCACCAAAAACAAAGAGCAGTACCAGCTCGTGCTGTCGGTAAGTCCATTCTATGCGGAGGGCGGTGGACAGGTGGGAGATTCGGGCGAACTGGTTTCCGAAGAGACGGGCGAGAAGATTTATATCACCGATACCAAAAAGGAAAATGGCTTATTTGTCCATTTCGCGAATAAACTTCCACTCGAACTAAAGGGTACCTTTGTGGCTCAGGTAGATAAAAACAAACGCCTGGATACAGAGAATAACCATTCGGCGACACACTTGCTGCATGCGGCATTAAAACAGGTGCTTGGTAGCCATGTGAATCAAAAAGGATCGCTGGTCAACGCCGATATACTTCGTTTTGATATATCCCATTTTGCCAAGATGACTGATGAGGAAATCAAGCAGGTGGAAGATATCGTGAATGCCAAGATCCGTGAAAATATCCCCTTGAAAGAGGAACGTAATGTCCCTTATCAGCAAGCTTTGGACTCGGGCGTGACGGCATTGTTCGGTGAGAAATACGGTGACTTTGTCCGCGTCATTACCTTCGATGACCAGTTTTCGAAGGAGCTCTGCGGCGGTACTCATGTCAAAGCTACAGGGCAGATCGGCTTTTTTAAAATTATCGGCGAATCTGCTGTGGCCGCCGGCGTACGTCGTATTGAAGCCATCACAGGGACAAAATCGGCGGCGGTGATCCGTGAACATTTTGAACTGGTACAGCATCTCAAAGAACTACTGAATAATCCGAAGGATTTTGTCGCTGCACTGGGAAAAGTCCTCGATGAAAATGGTGCCTTGAAAAAAGAAATAGAGAAGAGTATCACAGAAAAATCACTTGCGCTAAAATCTGATCTGGAAGCTAAGATTCAACAGGTGGGGGAGATCAATTTCTTGGCAACAATCGTTGATCTGCCGAATGCTGAAGCCGTTAAAACTCTGGCTTATGCGATAAAAGGCGGTGTTAACAATCTATTTTTGGTGATCGGCGCTGAATTTGACGGTAAGCCCAGCCTGACCGTTGTGATTTCAGATGAGCTCGCAAAAGAGAAAGGACTGAATGCAGGTCATATCGTCCGCGATCTAGCCAAAGATATACAAGGCGGAGGCGGTGGCCAGCCATTTTACGCTACAGCAGGCGGTAAACATGCTGCAGGGCTGAAGATAGCCATCGAACGGGCAAAAGAGTTTATATAA
- a CDS encoding TlpA disulfide reductase family protein yields MKKAIYLALGVVGLMFSCQNKEQFTIEGKIENPGNIKVISLYEGDNKLDSMFFGDNNKFQFVRPASQSRLLSLRVGKNRYDLIATPGETISFQADLHKDVNDYHIEGSELSKTIQPFAKERNRRDYIQDSLQTVFSKLTANSTADEIEKLRAAYKAKFADELRAYTAKAVEFSNKHNDLAGFYAISTLDPEVAEAEIIAYADKIKDQFTENRYVSQFKEETQKLKKMAIGQPAPELVSFTPSNKEVRLSSYKGKYTLVDFWASWCMPCRQENPNLVKLYNTYHNKGFDILSVSFDDNPGSWMRAIADDKLDWTHVSDLKAWSSPVVVEYRVKALPTSYILDPNGVIIAKNLRGEELAAFLKKTIK; encoded by the coding sequence ATGAAAAAGGCAATTTATTTAGCACTTGGTGTAGTAGGATTAATGTTTAGTTGCCAGAATAAGGAACAGTTCACCATCGAAGGAAAGATAGAAAATCCAGGCAATATCAAAGTTATCTCCTTGTATGAAGGAGATAACAAGCTGGATTCGATGTTTTTTGGCGACAATAATAAGTTCCAGTTTGTCCGTCCGGCGAGCCAGTCAAGGCTGCTCTCGCTGCGTGTTGGCAAAAATCGCTATGATCTGATCGCCACTCCGGGGGAAACCATTTCGTTTCAGGCAGATTTGCACAAAGATGTCAACGACTATCATATCGAAGGGTCGGAACTGTCCAAAACAATACAGCCATTTGCCAAAGAGCGGAATCGTCGTGACTATATTCAGGATTCGCTTCAAACCGTCTTTTCCAAGCTAACGGCCAATTCAACTGCCGATGAGATTGAAAAGTTGCGCGCAGCATATAAAGCCAAATTTGCGGATGAACTGCGGGCGTATACGGCAAAAGCCGTGGAGTTTTCCAATAAGCACAACGATCTTGCTGGGTTCTATGCCATTTCGACCTTGGACCCTGAGGTCGCAGAAGCAGAAATCATAGCTTATGCCGACAAGATTAAAGATCAATTTACTGAAAACAGGTATGTCAGCCAGTTTAAAGAGGAAACGCAGAAGCTAAAAAAGATGGCCATTGGGCAGCCGGCGCCCGAACTGGTATCGTTTACCCCATCTAACAAGGAGGTCAGGTTATCGAGTTACAAAGGCAAATATACGTTGGTGGATTTCTGGGCCTCATGGTGTATGCCTTGCCGTCAGGAAAATCCTAATCTCGTCAAGCTATATAATACCTATCATAACAAAGGTTTTGATATACTTTCGGTGTCTTTCGATGACAACCCGGGATCATGGATGCGGGCAATCGCAGACGATAAGCTGGATTGGACACATGTATCTGATCTGAAGGCGTGGAGCTCGCCCGTGGTCGTAGAATATCGTGTGAAGGCTTTGCCTACTTCCTATATCCTGGATCCCAACGGTGTTATTATCGCTAAAAATCTACGTGGAGAAGAGCTCGCAGCATTTTTGAAAAAAACAATTAAGTAA
- a CDS encoding response regulator transcription factor: protein MSSSKQKILIVDDEKDILDLIAFNLNREGYQVSTAQNGEEAIQVAKQVNPDLIILDVMMPKMDGIEACRIMRAMPEFKSTFMVFLTARSEEYSEIAGFHVGADDYIAKPIKPRALMSRINAILRRNASEESDAAAQDKIEIADLVIDRDSFLVYKGEQKIVLAKKEFELLYLLASKPNKVFTREQILKSIWEDSVVVTNRTIDVHIRKLREKIGDDYVTTVKGVGYKFDKE, encoded by the coding sequence ATGAGTTCTTCGAAACAAAAGATTTTAATTGTTGACGACGAGAAGGATATTCTGGATTTAATTGCATTTAATTTAAACCGGGAGGGATATCAGGTCTCTACAGCGCAAAATGGGGAAGAGGCAATACAAGTTGCCAAACAAGTGAACCCGGATCTAATCATCCTGGACGTAATGATGCCCAAGATGGATGGTATCGAAGCTTGTCGCATTATGCGTGCGATGCCTGAGTTTAAAAGTACCTTTATGGTGTTTTTAACCGCAAGAAGCGAAGAATATTCTGAAATTGCCGGTTTCCATGTGGGAGCCGATGATTATATCGCCAAACCGATTAAACCAAGGGCTTTGATGAGTCGTATCAATGCAATTCTGAGACGAAATGCATCGGAAGAATCGGATGCTGCTGCACAGGACAAAATTGAAATAGCGGATCTGGTCATTGATCGGGACTCCTTCCTAGTCTATAAAGGCGAGCAAAAGATTGTACTTGCCAAGAAAGAGTTTGAACTGCTCTATCTGCTGGCATCCAAACCGAACAAGGTTTTTACCCGTGAACAGATCTTAAAGAGTATCTGGGAAGATTCGGTGGTCGTCACCAATCGGACCATTGATGTGCATATCCGAAAACTTCGCGAAAAAATAGGCGATGATTATGTGACTACCGTGAAGGGGGTCGGATATAAGTTTGATAAAGAATAA